In the genome of Leptospira sanjuanensis, one region contains:
- the hemB gene encoding porphobilinogen synthase, with the protein METKQRRIRLNAPLRELASSESLNSKKLIQPLFIVEGLKEKEKMDSLPGVFRDTETSVLKQVESDLKAGTSHFILFLVPELKSNTEIPKAFYERSISTLKKEFPDAFLWIDTCMCSLTTHGHCGLLHQDGNIDNPSSVKHLSKIALAYAQAGADGIAPSDMMDGRVRSHRTILDTNGFSNIPILSYSTKFKSNFYGPFRAAADSAPGHGDRSSYQIDVRNREDSILSSLRDKEEGADFLMVKPGMTSIDLIAPIRKRTGLPTGAYQVSGEYASIHYLAQNEFCDFDAALRETWQIFSRAGASYLITYAARRGKEILS; encoded by the coding sequence TTGGAAACCAAACAAAGAAGAATCAGGCTTAACGCTCCGCTCAGAGAACTCGCGTCTTCGGAAAGTTTAAATTCAAAAAAACTAATACAACCTTTGTTTATCGTGGAAGGCCTGAAGGAAAAAGAGAAAATGGATTCTCTTCCCGGTGTGTTTCGGGATACGGAAACGTCCGTTTTAAAACAAGTGGAATCCGATCTCAAGGCGGGAACTTCTCACTTCATTCTTTTTTTGGTTCCGGAGCTCAAATCGAATACGGAAATCCCGAAGGCGTTTTACGAACGTTCGATTTCGACTTTAAAAAAAGAATTTCCGGACGCGTTTTTGTGGATCGATACTTGTATGTGTTCTTTGACGACGCACGGACATTGCGGGCTTTTGCATCAAGACGGAAACATCGACAATCCTTCTTCCGTAAAACATCTTTCTAAAATCGCTCTGGCGTACGCGCAGGCAGGCGCCGACGGAATCGCGCCGAGCGACATGATGGACGGAAGGGTTCGCAGCCATCGTACGATCTTGGATACGAACGGTTTTTCGAATATTCCAATTTTAAGTTATTCTACTAAGTTCAAAAGCAACTTTTACGGACCGTTTCGTGCGGCCGCGGATTCGGCTCCGGGGCACGGAGATCGTTCTTCGTATCAGATCGACGTTCGCAATCGGGAGGATTCCATTCTTTCTTCGCTTCGCGACAAGGAAGAAGGCGCCGATTTTCTGATGGTCAAACCCGGAATGACTTCGATCGATTTGATAGCCCCGATCCGAAAACGGACCGGGCTGCCGACGGGAGCGTATCAGGTCAGCGGAGAATACGCATCGATTCATTATCTCGCGCAAAACGAGTTCTGCGATTTTGACGCGGCGCTCCGCGAAACCTGGCAGATCTTTTCGAGAGCCGGGGCTTCGTATTTGATCACGTATGCCGCAAGAAGAGGAAAGGAGATTTTATCGTGA
- a CDS encoding Rossmann-fold NAD(P)-binding domain-containing protein: MWSTLRVYHSIQKDRENVEIPGSYSWMTCMRTIWVTDSRIHKEPSKLPSTLESYSGYEAYRFLLEVISGLHSRLLGETEVLAQFRERFKNASLPSSAFGEYLAKFRDSLIQDSRSIRSRYLQNIGEQSYGGLANKYLKDTKSVSLLGTGQLAEKILPWLKTRNVTLVGRNEERLAFLSKEADASVKLLSEWNPSGEAIVIAAPLNLSSVLDAIEPGAIVVDFREVPLEQKWPDSVRYISFAAMLDSLRETEERAMQIREQVLPALDDLVEERELEAQQFIFGWEDLTCPAF, encoded by the coding sequence ATGTGGTCCACTCTGCGAGTTTATCATTCGATCCAAAAGGATAGAGAGAATGTTGAGATTCCTGGTTCTTATTCCTGGATGACTTGCATGCGTACGATCTGGGTCACGGACAGCCGAATTCATAAAGAACCTTCTAAACTTCCTTCCACTTTGGAATCGTATTCCGGTTACGAAGCGTATCGTTTTTTGCTCGAAGTCATTTCCGGACTTCATTCCAGACTTTTGGGTGAGACGGAAGTTCTCGCTCAATTCCGGGAACGATTTAAGAATGCTTCGCTCCCCTCTTCCGCGTTCGGGGAATATCTCGCAAAATTCAGAGACAGTCTGATTCAAGATTCGAGAAGTATTCGTTCCCGTTATCTTCAGAACATAGGAGAACAATCCTACGGCGGACTCGCGAATAAATATCTTAAGGATACGAAATCCGTTTCTTTGTTGGGAACGGGGCAGCTCGCCGAAAAAATTCTTCCTTGGTTGAAGACGAGAAACGTGACGCTTGTGGGACGCAACGAAGAACGCCTCGCGTTTCTTTCCAAAGAAGCGGACGCTTCCGTGAAATTGTTAAGCGAATGGAACCCTTCGGGAGAAGCGATCGTCATCGCTGCGCCTTTGAATCTTTCCTCGGTTCTCGACGCAATCGAACCGGGAGCGATCGTCGTGGACTTTAGGGAAGTTCCTCTGGAACAAAAATGGCCCGATTCGGTGCGGTATATTTCGTTTGCGGCGATGTTGGATTCCCTTCGTGAAACCGAAGAAAGGGCGATGCAGATCCGCGAGCAAGTGCTGCCCGCGTTAGACGATCTCGTCGAAGAACGGGAACTCGAGGCGCAGCAATTCATTTTCGGTTGGGAAGATTTGACTTGTCCCGCGTTCTGA
- a CDS encoding type 2 periplasmic-binding domain-containing protein — protein MSRVLKIGSRKSALARLQTYLVLGALREKYPDLIVELYFREASGDQDLQTPLWKMGSRGVFTQDLTKDLVDEKVDLVIHSWKDLDLEGHSGTTILGVLGRADQRDVLLWKKSSLDKYSPRELKIQTSSPRREYNLKKFLAKSLPSRYKNSSLTFFPVRGNIQTRIRKWRESDADGLVLAKAALDRLLSENFPNSDELEYQEIRKFLKEALAESVFQIFPLSLNPSAPAQGAIAAEARSNDSWTIDLVRTLSEPQVVQAVEEERRILKKFGGGCHQKIGVSILYRPFGKVLYQRGLTDSGETLEIEEQFSETIAPPAESVLRAYPVPGEAVKQKRVPLSSEEGFVLSADGKEDRRILPKELVLKDWLVTRGNAYPIIDPALEHKGLVWTSGLKTWVQLAERDIWVHGSLDALGEEELPEGILFGKRLDFVKCTHVGSTEIASGLERVLTYQAQPMEDHPDLSEKTHLFWMSASQFDKALSLYPQIRNRFHACGPGITSSHIRNVLGESANLSVFIRYESWLESLGLKEFKGNDLGNQTKKNQA, from the coding sequence TTGTCCCGCGTTCTGAAGATCGGTTCCCGTAAAAGCGCACTCGCAAGACTTCAGACTTACCTTGTACTCGGCGCCCTCCGAGAAAAATATCCTGATCTAATCGTCGAACTTTATTTTAGAGAAGCTTCCGGAGATCAGGATCTGCAAACCCCTCTTTGGAAGATGGGAAGCAGGGGCGTTTTTACGCAGGATTTAACGAAAGATCTTGTGGATGAAAAAGTCGATCTCGTGATTCATTCTTGGAAGGATTTGGATCTGGAAGGTCATTCGGGAACGACGATTCTCGGTGTTTTGGGCCGAGCCGATCAAAGGGACGTGCTTCTTTGGAAAAAATCCTCTCTCGACAAATATTCTCCCCGGGAACTGAAGATTCAGACTTCTTCTCCGCGTAGAGAATACAACCTGAAGAAATTCTTAGCGAAGTCCCTGCCTTCCCGTTATAAAAATTCCTCCCTTACGTTTTTTCCGGTGCGCGGAAATATCCAGACGAGAATCCGCAAATGGAGAGAATCCGACGCCGACGGTTTGGTTCTTGCAAAGGCCGCGCTCGATCGATTGTTATCGGAGAATTTTCCGAACTCGGACGAATTAGAATATCAAGAAATACGCAAGTTCTTAAAAGAGGCGCTTGCCGAATCCGTTTTTCAGATTTTCCCTCTTTCTCTCAATCCTTCCGCCCCGGCGCAAGGCGCGATCGCCGCGGAAGCCAGGTCGAACGATTCGTGGACGATCGATCTCGTTCGGACTTTGAGTGAACCGCAAGTCGTTCAAGCGGTGGAAGAAGAGCGGCGCATCTTAAAAAAATTCGGAGGCGGTTGTCATCAAAAGATCGGCGTTTCGATTTTGTATCGGCCCTTTGGAAAAGTTTTATACCAACGCGGATTGACCGATTCCGGCGAAACGCTCGAAATCGAAGAGCAATTCTCCGAAACGATTGCTCCTCCCGCCGAATCGGTGCTCAGAGCGTATCCCGTTCCCGGAGAAGCCGTAAAACAAAAGCGGGTTCCGCTTTCTTCCGAAGAAGGTTTTGTTCTTTCCGCGGACGGCAAAGAGGATCGGAGAATTCTTCCGAAAGAATTGGTTCTCAAGGATTGGCTCGTCACTCGAGGAAACGCATATCCGATCATCGATCCGGCCTTGGAACACAAAGGTCTTGTGTGGACTTCCGGTTTAAAAACATGGGTTCAACTTGCCGAACGGGACATTTGGGTTCACGGTTCCTTGGATGCTCTCGGCGAAGAAGAGTTGCCCGAAGGAATTCTTTTCGGAAAGCGGTTGGACTTCGTAAAATGCACGCACGTCGGTTCGACGGAGATCGCTTCCGGATTGGAACGCGTGCTTACCTACCAAGCGCAACCGATGGAAGATCATCCCGACTTATCCGAAAAGACGCACTTATTTTGGATGAGCGCTTCCCAATTCGATAAGGCGCTTTCCTTATATCCGCAGATCAGAAATCGATTCCACGCTTGCGGACCCGGAATCACTTCCTCCCATATCCGGAACGTATTGGGAGAATCCGCAAATTTATCCGTCTTTATACGCTACGAGTCTTGGTTGGAAAGTCTCGGACTCAAAGAATTCAAAGGAAACGACCTTGGAAACCAAACAAAGAAGAATCAGGCTTAA